CCATCAGTAAATTCTGACAGAGAGAAAAACAGTTTGAGCTAATCCAATATAGCACTAAAGCAGCAGGTGCCTGAGTGGACATAGCCATTAGAAATATAATAGAACCTCTAGACATGGTCATTATCATATCAAAGGCAGTGGGTCTAAGCGAATTCCGAACACCTCGAGTAGTTAACTTCATGAGGTCAGCAGTCGCAAAATTCCACTCCGCATTGGCCAATGCAAAGATTCCTAGAATAACTGGAAGTACAAAGTATGGATCACTAACAGCCAAATCGGTCAAATATCCAAGTCCTTCTGTTGTGAGTGTAGGATCGATAGGTCTTGTTCCTAGAGCACTCCATCCAGTTAACGTTCGAAGCATGTATGAAATGGAGACCCATAAGGGGATCTGAACTGCGGGTAATAACATAAATTTCCAACTTTGGCAACCGTTCTCCTTAAAAATCTTTCTTTGCCTCCTGAATTTTTCCTTGGAGGCTAGAATCATAATTTTATCACCTGTCAAACCTTCTGTTTCACTCTTGATTGGCGGCGACTTATTCGGATTCAGCTTTCTGGCCAGTTGTGACTCCTGACCTTTGGCCGCAAGCTTGATTTTCAACACAGGAGATAGCGCGTTGATAATGGGACGAAAACTATTCTGCTTCTGGAAACCTTTCCGCTGAATTATGGCCAACGGTAGAGTAATTACTGATCTGAGTGCAATAGTAAGCAACGGGATAAACCCCCACCATGGAATTCCTGACATTGAGTGGATCATTTCTATATACATGGTTCCCTGATCTAGTATTGCGATAATAGGCTCCATTGTGAAGTTTCTGGTCTGAAAGTTGTGTGGTTTGCGGGccattatattattttgaaagCTGCTTTTGGGTATAAAGCTGGCTTTTAGTAAACCTGACTGTTGTGACAATAAACATCTTGCAGCCAGTCTTTTTGGTGATTGCAGAAACATTTAACCTGCAATGTTCTATACCTGGTTCCGTAATAAATATACTTCAGCACCAAAAACTATAAGGAAACGGCGTTATTAATCAGGATcgcttttaatttttatccatactctttatttttattttgaatattttcccCATTTACTCgcttgaactttttttatcccATGGTCTTGAAGCGTTCAACATCCAGAAAGCTTTGCTTTACCTATTTATTTCCACTTTGCAACCCCCTAAGATCCCTAAATTGATATTATAGATTTCTCTTCGATTATACGTGATTGTAAACAAATTCAGTTTACCCCTACGAAAAGTATACTATTTACAATTCAAGTAACGTTCTTGACACACCAAACAACTTTTCAGCATGTCATTAAAAAGAACCAGGGCAACACCAAAACTAAATAGAGCATGCATGCTTTGTGGAGTGGTTCAATCGATGACGGTAAGTACTTTGATTAGAGCGGGTTCAAAGCAGAATTTGAAACTAacaaatatacaaaatttcACATAGGAGTTCAGGAATGATGGCTGTCCTAACTGCGAATCTGTGTTACATTTCACAGACAATGAAGATATGATAAGGGAATGCACTTCGCCTACATTTGAAGGATTAGTTGCGTACAAAGGAGAAAAGACATCATGGGTGGCAAGGTGGCTACGAATCGAGAACTTTGTTCCGGGAATGTACGCTGTTCGTGTTTCAGGAAAACTTCCTGAAGATATAAGTGGCGATTTGTACTCACAAGGGATAGAGTACAGGCCTAGGGATGGGAGTGTACGTGATTAGGCAGATGCTGTCCTTATTGTTGTATTAAAaatcatatatattaatgGATATTAGAGGctttttttggtatttgGGATCTGCCTATGCGCAGCCCCAGTGCTAACTAACTGGTTGGCATTGGGCAGTCGTAGACAGACGCTTCCGTCGTATGTAAGGATGCGTAGAGCATCGTATTATTAAGCGCAAAAGGTTCAGCCAGAAAGGtaatagaaaaagaaaaaacattATCTCggataataataaaagaagTGCAtgtgagaaaaaaattttccccttACAAAGCGATTGGAAGTCCCAACTTTTTTCCATCCCATTATATTTGCTTCCCTATACGAGGAATGTGTTTAATTAAATTTTCAGTATAAGTAGGGACACGAATCTGGATTGTACCTCAACGCTATAACCACCGCCTTATCATTCATCCGTCCTAGAATTCTGCCctttctgtattttttaACTTCGTTGCAATTCAACgcctatttatttttttcagaaaaCAAGCACTCCGCTTAGTATTATTAATCAAGAATGCCAGCCCCAACACAACCATACAAAGTTGCCGATATTTCATTGGCTGCCTTTGGCCGTAAGGACATTGAGCTGTCCGAGAATGAGATGCCAGGTTTGATGTACATCAGAAAGAAGTATGGTCCAGCCCAACCTTTGAAAGGTGCCAGAATCTGCGGTTGTCTTCACATGACTATTCAGACTGCTGTTTTGATCGAGACTTTGGTCGCACTTGGTGCAGAGGTTGCATGGAGTTCATGTAACATTTACTCGACCCAGGACCACGCAGCTGCAGCAATTGCCGCATCGGGAGTCCCAGTCTTTGCCTGGAAGGGAGAGACCGAGGATGAATACATCTGGTGTATCAAGCAGGAGCTTTTCGCATTCAAGGACAACAAGCCATTCAACTTGATCTTGGATGACGGTGGAGACTTGACCAAATACGTGCATGATCACCACCCAGACCTCCTCAAGAACTGCTACGGTTTGTCCGAGGAGACCACCACCGGTGTGCACAACTTGTACAAGATGGTGAAGGACCACAAGTTGTTGGTTCCAGCCATCAATGTCAACGATTCCGTCACCAAGTCGAAGTTCGACAACCTTTACGGAATTAGAGAATCGTTGATCGACGGAATTAAGCGTGCCACCGACGTTATGATCGCCGGTAAGACTGCTGTTGTGTGTGGTTACGGTGATGTCGGTAAGGGATGTGCTGCAGCATACAGAGGTATGGGTGCCAAGGTCATTGTGACCGAGATCGACCCTATCAATGCATTACAGGCCGCTATGGAGGGTTACCCTGTTGAGACCATGGACGAGGTTGCATCGGTCGGCCAAATCTTTGTTACAACCACCGGAAACAAGGACATTATCACCGGCAAGCACTTCGAGCAGATGAGAGAGGATGCCATTGTCTGCAACATCGGCCACTTCGACGTCGAGATCGACGTTGCTTGGTTGAAGAAGCACGCCAAGAGTGTTGTTAACATCAAGCCACAGGTCGACAGATACTTGCTGTCTTCTGGTAAGCACATCATCCTATTGGCTGATGGTAGATTGGTCAACTTGGGATGCGCCACTGGTCATGCCTCGTTTGTCATGTCCTGCTCTTTCTCCAACCAGGTTCTTGCCCAGATCGCCTTGTTCAACACCAACAATGCTCAGTTCAAGAGCCAGTTCCCAGAGTTCAAGGAGACTGGTCCATTTGAGTCCGGAAAGGTCGAGATCTTGCCAAAGATTTTGGACGAGACCGTTGCCAGATGCCATCTTGAGCACTTGGACGTCCACTTGACCACTTTGAGTGACGACCAGTCCGAGTACTTGGGTGTGTCCAAGTCCGGTCCTTACAAGGCCGAATACTACAGATACTAAGCGCGTGCCATTCGTTTGCATTGCGTTCTTTCTGCCCTTTATTTGCATCAACTGCATAtactattttatttttacgaGCGGCCTCTCGCTGTTATCTATTGATATGATGCTAGGCTGACTGGCCTACACGTGCCAAGGGGATATATAGCTGCTGCTCCAAACGCATAGAGATACGTGTGCGGGCAATTACCTGGTAGCAGACATGAGATGCTTTTGCATATAGAGTCTCGTCTTTTTTCTGCCACCCACTGGCCTGGCTGCCCACgctaatttattttctattcGCACTTTTctctattattttttttttgtctttggTTATTATTCTATTTGACGGCAATTGGCCCCATAGCATGCTATGGATGCTGGCTGCTGGCTATGAATCATCTCATTCTGGTCCTTCTTGTTTAATATTAGCTTTCTCTTCAACGGGtgttttcttgttttaaGTTTTGACGTCAGGTCTGGTCTGTCTGTATGCACTGTAGAGCAATTTGTGAACGataacatatttttttggatctAAATCTGCatctaattttttatttttattttttttattgctTATGATAAGTGAACGAGTGCATCCGCGCAACATAACAGGAGGCAATTAATTATTTCCTGCGGCTCATCTTTTCGTGCTATCTATTCCTACTAGAAGGTCTCCTTTTAAGGCTTCTTTAAACACTCCTAAGGCTACTAGAAATTACGATGACAGGTCAGTACTTCACCGATGAGGAAGTCGAGGATACAGAAGCCAACCATGTATTGGCAATTCCATCATACTTCACCAAATTTCCAAACTGGAATAATCTGAAAGTGAGCAGTACAAGCCCGAAGAATATCAATCATTTATCACCACAGGAGAGAATGAAGCAGATAAATAGACTTGCATGCCAGGGAATTTTAGGGAAGTCCCCGGGAACGTTTATTACCaatggagaaaatgaatatttgaacacacaattgaaatattttgctGGGAAACAGAGCAGGTTCGGTTCAgagaagaatgatgaatCTGATAACGCTGAATTTGGAGGTTCAGGCCCTCATTTATATCAAAACGAGAACAGATATGGTCATAGGCATactgcttcttctgcttccgGCGTTTCTGTCCAGGAAAAATCGCCAACCAGtcataataatgataaatatGAGGGTGCCCGTCTTCCAACCCAATGGAATATCAAGCACGACGTTAACCTTGATGTCTCAAATGATGGACTAACTGTGTCAACCGAGCATCCGGTCAGaacaacaaagaaaaagaccCGCTTACCGTTTGGTTCGACAAAGGTCGAGAAGGCATACTATCCGATCAAGTCTGATCGCCCAATCTGTATGGAAGCTCAGttgtattattttgaagTGACTGTTCTCACAAGCCTCAGGGGAGATCCTGGAATTTGTGTCGGATTTGCTCGCCTTGCAGATCGGATCGATAGAGATCTCAGTGATATGAAAGGATGCGTGCTTGATGTATGGAGTTATGACAGcaaagaaggtgaagtGAGCACTTGCTGGGATAATAAAAAGATCACCAAGAAGTGTCCAACATTTACAGTTGGTGATGTGATTGGCTGTGGTGTGAATTTTACGAGGAAATGTGTATTTTTTACAAAAAATGGCAATTTCTTGGGAGAGGCTCTTCCGATCGGAAGTTTGAATCAGCACTATTATCCAAGTTTGAGCATGACGCAGTGGAATAAGGTTTCGACAAATTTTGGAACTACGAAAGCATTTGTATTTGACATTGATCAGTATGTGGAGTCAATAAAGAAGTCAACcattgaaaaaattgaaatggAGAAGGCTGTACCACTCGAAGTAAAGGggataataaaaattgacGATGACCAGGATATTAAGAACGCTACCAATAAGCTTGTGAAGGActactttattttaaatggaatggaagaaagtttgaaaagCTTCGGAAAGGAAATACAAATAGAGGAAGTCGGGAACGAGCAAGAGCCTGCATACACTTCAAGCAAAATAACTAAATTGCTTATAAAAGTTCAGACCCTTTTAATGAATGATTTTTACCAGGATGACACACAGGAGGAGATGGGTGTTGGAGAAACacttttgcttcttcctgTCGATCAAGAAGGAACACCAGGTTGGGAACATAATCCAGAACTTGTATCTATAAGGTTCGGCCTCAAGTGTATACGTCTCTTCAAActtataaaaaaaaatgatgtgAATTCTGCACTTGAATATGCCAATAAAATGATCAATATGTTGGAATTCGAAGAAACATCATTTTATAACCACATCGCTAAAATAATGCGCTTTTGCTTTATGAAAGATGCACCTCGCCTTACCGAATTTCGCGTGGAGTACGCAGCTGAAGCTGTTCGAACGAGGGACTTAATTTTAAGTAGAATATTCTCGCGGAAACTTGACATTGACAATAGAAATGAGATCGATAAGGTCTTTGAGACGGTTAGAGTGATGTTAGAACAGAAAAGTAAATCCGAAAGCCTGGCGGCCACAGTCGATTTTGCTAATGACTATATCACTCTTTGAGAAAATGGTTTTCTGGATATTGCAATGTTTTATGTATGGTATAAAGATTAATGCACGGAATAAAATGGGTTCTAAatgtaatatatatttacagGAAAGAAAGCTGCTGCGAAACGTCAAATAGCTGCTCGTATTTGCTCAAGCATATAATCGctcaaagaaattatcCCATCACAATTGCACAACTCGTAAATTTCGTTCGATTGGTAGCTTCCTTTTATCATGACACCACTCTTGTCCACACGCACAAAACCGATCGTATTCTCAAATTCTGGTCTTTGATTCATGAATTTTAGAATCACCTTAAAATCCCCAATTGGCAGATAGGAAGATATAAAATTGAGTGCGTCCAGTTGATATGTAACGTCATCATAAACCGTTTTGCGAAATGTGCTGTGAAGAACATGCATGAAGTCGTTACTGGGTAGAAAGTTTGTCCGGGTGATCATGAAATTTTGTTCTTCACCTTTTGCCATCATAAAATTCTTTATAGTCCCCACCTccagagaagaaggatctTTTGAAAACGAAATTTTGCAAAGTGATTTAGTCAATTCATGAACGTACTGTGTGATGAAAAGGTTGATTagtaaatatttcttttcaaattcaagATCTGAATTTTTAAAATGCTTACCAATTGCGGCTGtttggaatatttgaaagTCCTTATCAAGCTTCGATTTAAACTGGTGCTCATTTTGCACTatataaagcaaaaatatgcttgtattatttctttctgtctAAACAagccttttcctttccctACTTGCagattttcttgatttcttcggaaatatttttaattgtGGATCGACGCAGgaggtaaaaaaaagtgaacaTAAAAAGTGgggaaaatcaaaaaaatgcatgCACTAACACAATTGAATAAACCAACCACCTGACGACTCGAAACTAATTTAATATACAACCTATGACTaaatattcaatttatCCAACAGTTCAGCAACCTTCGCTTTTACGTATAcacttttttcatcctcgtTTGATATGTGCGATGCTGAATTTTTGGCATTATGAAGCGAACTCAGAACCTCATCAAAGTTTGCCACGAACTCATCCGTAGTTTCCGAAACTTTGAAAGATTTGCCCCGTTTATTATTAATCAAACGCATTTCAGGCCACTGCGTACTTTGCACGATTGCCTTTAATTCATCTCCACTGCCAGATGCTGTGCAACTATCACATGCAAATGGAGAATCTCCCTTTTTAATGACAAAATCAAAACCTGTCTCtggtattttttcttcaagtttctCAAGCCAGGAATCATCTACCCTGCTTGAATCTTCACTCATTATTCCGACTACAACCTTAAACCCATTCCATTGAAATCCGTTGTCACCGGTATGATCCTCAATATATTCACTGTCCAAAAGATCAGATATATGCTGTAAGCTTTGTGTGAATTGATCCGAATGCCTGGACAGAATTTCAACTCTCAATGTGAGAATAATACCCTGTATTGAATCCCGGAGCTCCTTCATCTGGGAACTTTGAAATTCCACCAACCATTCATCGTATGACTCTAATGTAGGCTGGAcctcatcaacaaatatattaacATCCGCCGTGTAGTATTTACAGACGATCTTTCCGTTCGATATAATTAGTCCGGCGTGactttttgcatttttatgGAGAAAACTTGAGAAATCGCTGACCCCAAATATATCCTTTACAATTGTcagcttttttgtttttcttgaCCCAACTATTAGTACATGATTTTGTGCCATGTTCTTTGTTAGGTGAAATGAACAGGGAGCACGAAGATGTTTGGGATGAATCAATATGCTAGAATACATCTGAATGACCGGAAAACATGATGTACCTTTCGGATGTACATCCCTACATTATGCAATTCTGATCTGGAACTGAATGTTTTTACTTCGTGGCTTTCCGAgacatcttttttttttttttttttttttctgttgttgttgttccATTCCTTGTACAGAATAAATAGACATCTTTAATTTCTACAACCATCAGTTTTCCATTACGTAGAAAATTCGAACGAACTTGCCCCAGAGATATTTACCTGCTTCTCTTCCCTTGAATTGAACTTGATCTTGCAATTCCTTAACTACAGTCGTTTCCTTATGCACAGAAGATGTCTCTTGCAGATGGAACTCCAAGTACTAACTCTCTTCTAGATAGTAGTAGTCAGAACCAGTCATCACTAGATACATCAAAGTCCGGGTCAGCGGATACTCTTGGAGCACACTCACTTATAAAGTTCTCTTTGACATCAGATGACTATCTTGATCAATTTGTGCCAATAATTAGATCAGAGCTACAGAGCAAAGACAACCTCAGCGATTTAATATTGAATATTGAGACTGTTACAAACGAGAAGCAGGATACGCTACAAGGCGTTTCGTTCAATTCTGTCGATGATGTTACCGATTCAGTGGACCGAATACGGAAAATAACGCATTCATCTTCAGAACTTGCCAAGAACTTAGACGCAATGAATAAGCAATTGGGTATCACTGGAAAATCGTTTGccgaagaaagaaagaatgcaTTAAAATACAAAAGACTGAACAGCAAAATTGATCAAACGTCATCAACAATCAATTCATGTCTTGAAATGCTTGAAAGGGCAAATAAAGTGCTCGAGTTAATACGACGGAAGGAATTCTTTAAGGCCCTTGCAAATCTTCAGCTATTGGCCGGTAcagattttgaagaagtggAACAGTTTGATTTTGGCGTAAGGATATACCAATCAATCTCCACATTTAGACACATGATTATAGAGGAGACATTTAACCAGTTGTTGAAGTGGTTGAACTTGAGTATGGAGAAGAAGCTCTCAGATATCGGAGAGAACCTGTTTGATAATCATAAACGTATAATCGACTCTTGGATGAAAAAGCAACGAAATGATAAAAGCCTTCTTGCGTTTAAGGTGAATTCGCCTATAGAGAAAACCTTAAGGGAAGAAGTGCTTAGGAATTTTGACCCTCTATCCAATGAGGCAATTCATGTTGATATAAGTCCCCTATACCAATCAATTTTGGTTTTTGAAGCAGTCGATAAGATAGATAAATTAAAGGAGGACTTTGGGAATGAGATGCTTAGACGAAGAGATCGCTTGATATATCCAATTAATGAAGCATTAGCCAACAATAATCTTGATGTGCTGTCTTCTATGGAGTCAATGACAATTTTAATATACTCACTAtctgcattttttgttagtgATCGCTATTTATCTAGGAAAACTACATTCCGGATTCGTTCCTCTAAGCAGACAGATAGTCTGTTTGATTCTGTGGTTTCAAAATTTACGGTATTGCTGAAAAGATATATACAAACCAAAATTACCGATGTCAAACAAGCTTTGCAGCTATTGGACATAATTGGCTGTTTTATGCAAATAATGGATAGCTGGGACTTTGATACGGATCGGCTTTATGATGTGTTGATTGATTTATTCAAGGTGTACATTACACTGTCAGTATCAAACTTCCAAAAGGAGTACATGGATCTTTCACTGGATGACGATTCGCAACCAATTACTGTTGACACCCCAAAGCAGCTTTCAGGAATCAAGGACAGTTGTTTCTATGAACTGGCTAATTTGGATTTGGAGTTTCCTGTTACGCTTCCGTATTCAATTATCTATCCGGGTGCTTGTCTCCGTTTGAGAACCTTCATCCATGGCTTGTATGTGTTTTTAGAAACATATTACGCAAAACGATTGGATATATTATCTCAAATGATATCACGGGCCGTTGATAAAGTGTTGGTGGATGTTATATTAAAAGATTTGGACAACAAAGTTCATTCGTCTTACAAGGAAGAGGTGTCGCAAAATTTGATCAatttggaatttttttccaattcgGTTGAGGGGGTTGAGAAATACTTAAATCATTCGACCGATTCGGCAATACTGAGAACTAGAACGCCATCTAATCAGGTGAAATTGCATGCACAGGTCCAATTTAAGGAAATTCGAAAAAGAGCTGAAGCGGGCATGTTTAGCATGGTTGATGGTAAAGTGGACATGTTATTTGAGATGGTTGACTTTGAATGGGACTCGAGCTCTATGAATGATGAGCCAAGTATTGGTATAAAGGACATGGGTCTCTACTTGGAAAACATGTTTAAATTAGACTTTTCGCACCTTCCCTATTCAATGAGGACTTTACTGTTGAAACGatcctttgaaaaaattacgACGCATATGAAgaattcaatttttgaCGCTGATATCATTACAACGGAGGCTATTGGTAACTTTGAGCTGgatatcaaatatatcGAATCGCTCATACCCGAATTAATAGTTGCTGGGGGGGATGTTGAAAGCCACAAGGTGGATAGTGATAAAAGTAACAAGGAGCTTGAAAATATGTTTGTTACGTTGAaggaaataatatcatTGTTAAAAGACGGGAATTCGCAAGCTGTCCCTAATGAAGAGGATAAAGCATCGAAATGCAAGTTAATAAAACCCAAAGAGGCTGAAATTTTACTCTCAAAACTTCGAAATTATCAACCGACATCTGCTACTTCACCTCGGGGCACATTATCATCAGAGGGAAGATCTTCTACATTTTCGGAGGATGTGGTTAACGTGCCTTCTAGATCTTTACTTTCTGAGCTCAAGAGATCAGCAACTACAGCTTCTTTCAGTggattttctttcaaaaagaacCGAGAGTGAAATCCTTGCATTTTCTGAAAGaattgataatattgagTAACATTAGCATTGGACTATGTATTAAAATTTTGTACACTGGTATAATGAGTTTATAAAGCGACACTTTGTTGTGATAGGATAGTAGATTCCCAACCAAGCCAATCGCTTGTTCTGTTTGGTATTAGACCCAAACTATTTAGCTTCCAAATTCCTAGAAGGAGGTTTCCTGAGCAAGAAATCACGTACACAGTCTTCATGACAAACATATCATAATCTGATTCTGCTTCCGTATTTGCAAATGCCCTATTCACAGACAAAATATCTCTCAACGAGTTAAAGAAGAGCGTCACTGTCATCATAATGGATATGATTTGGATAGAATTTGGTGACATATACATCATAAGAGCATTCATTGGTACACTCTTAACAGGCTTGATTGCCAACTCccatatcttctttcttttaagTCGTTCCAATTCCTCCTTGCtctctgcttttttatgCGACTTCAGTGATTTCTTTAACTTTCCTTCTGACTGTAATCTGTAAATTTGTTCATCATATCCTGGGGGAAATGGTAAATTCTCTATATTGACCTTCCCACTGAActtttcaacaacttcATCCTCAGTCTTATAATAATTAATCCAATTTTCACCCGTCATATTCAACTTTGCAAGTGTACAATGATAAATAACGGGTAtcgacaaaaaaaaaaagtattacTTGCCTAAACATATCATGAAAAGTATATCTAAATATCTTGCGGCTAGATATTTGCATCCTTGAACTTATCCGAGCACGAAATTTATTCGATCGATAAAATCTGAATCTAAAATTTTATCGTGCATTAGTGTTTTGGAGTTACTGCTTAACTTCACAGAAAATGGTAATGAAGCCACACTATGAAACCTCAGAATTCCACCATTGCTCCTAAGTTAGTTAGGCTAGATCGCAAAGAGCTGGTAAAGCACGCTCCACCTCGTACGTACCATGAAAATGAGACCCAGAAAGTGGTATTTGtgaaatcatcaacaccATTTATATCCGCAGtcaaaagaattgaaaaatgcctTGATGGCCACAGATTAAAGCCCAACAGGAGAGGAAGACTTGCAAGTAAATATGGAAACAGAGAGGCGTATGTGATCGTTAAAGGAATGGGTAAAGCTATTCCTAAAGTTCTTAACATTGGATTACACTTCAAGTACGAGAAAAATGCTACGTTAGATGTGTACACGAAAACTATTGGCGTCCTTGATGAGTTTAAGTCAATACCAGAGGCCtcaaatgaagatgatttgCTCAGAAAGAGAAACGTCAGCTCCATAGAAATCCGAATATACGCTTCCGAGGATGAGTTAAGATCATAAGAATGGTAGATCTTTTATTGAAATGGtaaatgaataataaagagAGAGAATCCGTTTATCCAAAAGCTATATGCAGGCTTGTATGAGAATTCAAGGGAGATGACTCTGGCACCTATCTCTCAAATCTTGAAGATCCCTAAGCACGTGTGCCACTGAACGGTTCTTCTTTAATGCTAAGTTAAAATCAGGCGGTATGttcatattcttttctaaatAATCGATCTTTTGTAGGCAAACGTCATATTGGCGGTCATAATATAATCTGTTGAGATAATAAAACACCTTTTCCCTATCtatcttttccatcttGTTTAGAAGTAGTGCAGAACCTTCATTTTTCGAAAGCGATAAGTCGGACATGAGCTCTGCTAGTATATCCGTCTTTGATACAGATGGTCCCGTGGCCCAAAactgttttttttgttcttgaaattcttcttctgtttgGccttttctaatttttgTGGTTCCTGATCCCCTTTTAACGGCAACCTCCCCTGTATTATAGCCTGTTACATCTGCACTTGTATTTGTATTTGCAAACATTTTCGATAGATAACGATTTACCTTGAGTATAGAAGCTCTGAGCATATAATGATACAGGTATTTGGGCTTTAGAATTGTAATATGTATTCTGAAAACTGtggaaacaaaaaggaaacTAAACGAACTGTATAAATGCTGAAACTGAAGTGCGCAGGGTCGAAATATATATAGGGACTGGATCAGTTGCCCGTACTTAGAAAAGATAGTAATGACTGTAGATAAAATCAGGACAACcgaaagacaaaaaaaaaaaaaaaaaaataaaaataaaataaaataaaataaaacgaaAAAGTAAAGGAGCGGGGTTAGACAGGATCAAACAAGtatgagaaagaaagaaggacttttgaaagaaaaccAATCTATCTTCTATACAGACgaaataatattaataaCAACGATCAGCAGGTTCAAACGATCAGCAACAGGCCGCAACTTGCGACAATTGGAAAATGTTGGTGTTGTTTGAAACAGACATCCAGTTGAGAGGAATGCTGATTGCAGCTATAAGAAATTGTGCGCACAGCATTCGAATAAAAAATAGGTGAACGAAAAAAAGGTTTGAATCAACCCTGTAAACGGACACAGATGAATGCGAGAAGCAAAACGTATTAAATTATAGCGTAAAATGAGAGATTCAAACAATTTTCAGAGATCTTTCTCTTCCGCTTCCTTTAAGCCGTTTATCGTCGCAAGACAATATCTGGTATGCCTATAATTTCTGAACTCTAAAAGCCAGATACCTTGCCATGTTCCTAAGGCTAACCTTCCATTAGTTATAGGAATGCTTAAAGAGACACCGATAATCGATGACTTGGCATGTCCAGACATATCATCTGCACCTTCATCAACGTGATCGAAAACATGACCATTGTCGTCTGGAAC
This sequence is a window from Brettanomyces bruxellensis chromosome 5, complete sequence. Protein-coding genes within it:
- a CDS encoding uncharacterized protein (BUSCO:EOG09265BBJ); this translates as MSLKRTRATPKLNRACMLCGVVQSMTEFRNDGCPNCESVLHFTDNEDMIRECTSPTFEGLVAYKGEKTSWVARWLRIENFVPGMYAVRVSGKLPEDISGDLYSQGIEYRPRDGSVRD
- a CDS encoding uncharacterized protein (BUSCO:EOG09264KSI) yields the protein MTGENWINYYKTEDEVVEKFSGKVNIENLPFPPGYDEQIYRLQSEGKLKKSLKSHKKAESKEELERLKRKKIWELAIKPVKSVPMNALMMYMSPNSIQIISIMMTVTLFFNSLRDILSVNRAFANTEAESDYDMFVMKTVYVISCSGNLLLGIWKLNSLGLIPNRTSDWLGWESTILSQQSVAL
- a CDS encoding uncharacterized protein (BUSCO:EOG09260NY2) encodes the protein MSLADGTPSTNSLLDSSSQNQSSLDTSKSGSADTLGAHSLIKFSLTSDDYLDQFVPIIRSELQSKDNLSDLILNIETVTNEKQDTLQGVSFNSVDDVTDSVDRIRKITHSSSELAKNLDAMNKQLGITGKSFAEERKNALKYKRLNSKIDQTSSTINSCLEMLERANKVLELIRRKEFFKALANLQLLAGTDFEEVEQFDFGVRIYQSISTFRHMIIEETFNQLLKWLNLSMEKKLSDIGENLFDNHKRIIDSWMKKQRNDKSLLAFKVNSPIEKTLREEVLRNFDPLSNEAIHVDISPLYQSILVFEAVDKIDKLKEDFGNEMLRRRDRLIYPINEALANNNLDVLSSMESMTILIYSLSAFFVSDRYLSRKTTFRIRSSKQTDSLFDSVVSKFTVLLKRYIQTKITDVKQALQLLDIIGCFMQIMDSWDFDTDRLYDVLIDLFKVYITLSVSNFQKEYMDLSLDDDSQPITVDTPKQLSGIKDSCFYELANLDLEFPVTLPYSIIYPGACLRLRTFIHGLYVFLETYYAKRLDILSQMISRAVDKVLVDVILKDLDNKVHSSYKEEVSQNLINLEFFSNSVEGVEKYLNHSTDSAILRTRTPSNQVKLHAQVQFKEIRKRAEAGMFSMVDGKVDMLFEMVDFEWDSSSMNDEPSIGIKDMGLYLENMFKLDFSHLPYSMRTLLLKRSFEKITTHMKNSIFDADIITTEAIGNFELDIKYIESLIPELIVAGGDVESHKVDSDKSNKELENMFVTLKEIISLLKDGNSQAVPNEEDKASKCKLIKPKEAEILLSKLRNYQPTSATSPRGTLSSEGRSSTFSEDVVNVPSRSLLSELKRSATTASFSGFSFKKNRE
- the SAH1 gene encoding S-adenosyl-L-homocysteine hydrolase (BUSCO:EOG09262LYR) gives rise to the protein MPAPTQPYKVADISLAAFGRKDIELSENEMPGLMYIRKKYGPAQPLKGARICGCLHMTIQTAVLIETLVALGAEVAWSSCNIYSTQDHAAAAIAASGVPVFAWKGETEDEYIWCIKQELFAFKDNKPFNLILDDGGDLTKYVHDHHPDLLKNCYGLSEETTTGVHNLYKMVKDHKLLVPAINVNDSVTKSKFDNLYGIRESLIDGIKRATDVMIAGKTAVVCGYGDVGKGCAAAYRGMGAKVIVTEIDPINALQAAMEGYPVETMDEVASVGQIFVTTTGNKDIITGKHFEQMREDAIVCNIGHFDVEIDVAWLKKHAKSVVNIKPQVDRYLLSSGKHIILLADGRLVNLGCATGHASFVMSCSFSNQVLAQIALFNTNNAQFKSQFPEFKETGPFESGKVEILPKILDETVARCHLEHLDVHLTTLSDDQSEYLGVSKSGPYKAEYYRY